A genomic region of Rhipicephalus sanguineus isolate Rsan-2018 chromosome 1, BIME_Rsan_1.4, whole genome shotgun sequence contains the following coding sequences:
- the LOC119391388 gene encoding histone H2A-beta, sperm: protein MSSSRNSSGGGKMQKRGKQQTRSSRAGVTFPVGRIHRLLKKGNYAERVSAGAPVYLAGVLEYLTAEVLELAGNAARDNQKSRITPRHLQLAIRNDEELNKLLADVTISQGGVIPQIRPELLPKASSSKTKKPGDPGKGSQDL from the coding sequence ATGTCTTCTAGTCGCAACTCGAGTGGCGGCGGCAAGATGCAGAAACGTGGGAAGCAGCAGACCCGCTCTTCACGAGCTGGCGTGACATTCCCAGTTGGCCGCATCCACCGCCTCCTGAAGAAAGGCAACTACGCTGAGCGCGTCAGCGCCGGTGCGCCAGTTTACTTGGCGGGCGTGCTCGAGTATCTCACCGCCGAGGTCCTCGAACTGGCCGGGAACGCAGCGCGGGACAACCAGAAATCGAGGATCACGCCGCGTCACCTGCAGCTGGCCATCCGAAATGACGAAGAACTAAACAAACTGCTCGCTGACGTGACTATCTCGCAAGGTGGCGTAATCCCGCAAATTCGTCCAGAACTACTCCCCAAAGCGAGTAGCAGCAAGACAAAGAAGCCGGGCGATCCCGGAAAAGGCAGTCAGGACCTCTAA